The following coding sequences lie in one Gouania willdenowi chromosome 5, fGouWil2.1, whole genome shotgun sequence genomic window:
- the LOC114463168 gene encoding uncharacterized protein LOC114463168, producing MARYCRRATRGTELTERYLDDVLDAFKDATDTMGVPLLDADRVEPIWATQRCHVCCIQDPPHVPLYLQTGQVTMGGVSLPVYRCARGSTSLESFHLHRFIPGTSANDIHFQLYLLEGLTRWNADRSRATVQRGSRGPHLCYSPREMEHANQLSVELFGQRMLDAYSDPSRPYTGELIGVGYLFAQTGQVLEDIPEDTEGPQDEQQVDVIEEGEEEEGQDVDEGFQDLMFYLEGLLQNPVPQPPASTAQPQTEEVYVGDDGTPGYQHVVGLAERLVQLRLLNCVSQRQAEEKVQLWQRLPERDKAPLVFPPRFRDQLTHGRFKKPKSSRAPTDLRAVVESLRRCLSSQWSGPAQSPGVSCLVETISILLCKIFPLNRTISGVRISRWSDIVCNYGFIRENVLSHPMLSTKLQLFQINQKTLTQWFNKRKARQENVVLCVGQMDNIPPLTACSTEDGCAFSPHSNCPCPYTTHGHQCFPCCHRNSNPSSSSISTSTISTSYSAASATATTSVWTSDTEATKNHCVEAETVGPKKRGG from the exons ATGGCTCGATACTGTCGGCGTGCCACGCGAGGCACGGAGCTCACGGAGAGGTACCTGGACGACGTTCTGGACGCGTTCAAAGACGCCACGGACACCATGGGCGTCCCTCTCCTCGACGCAGACCGTGTGGAGCCCATTTGGGCCACGCAGCGCTGCCACGTGTGCTGCATCCAGGACCCTCCTCACGTGCCTCTCTACCTCCAAACCGGCCAGGTGACCATGGGTGGAGTCAGCCTCCCCGTGTACCGCTGCGCCAGAGGTTCCACCTCCTTGGAGTCGTTTCACCTCCACCGGTTCATCCCTG GGACCAGTGCAAACGACATCCATTTTCAGCTCTACCTGCTGGAGGGGCTGACGAGGTGGAACGCAGACCGCAGCCGCGCGACCGTCCAGAGAGGTAGCCGAGGCCCACACCTCTGCTACAGCCCCCGGGAAATGGAGCACGCCAACCAGCTCTCGGTGGAGCTCTTTGGACAGCGTATGTTGGACGCATACTCGGATCCCTCGCGCCCGTACACAG GAGAGCTGATTGGAGTGGGCTACCTTTTCGCCCAGACTGGCCAGGTCCTGGAGGACATCCCAGAGGACACGGAGGGACCTCAGGACGAGCAGCAGGTGGATGTGATTGAGGAgggggaagaggaggaaggGCAGGATGTTGACGAGGGCTTCCAGGATCTGATGTTTTACCTGGAAGGCCTCCTGCAAAATCCAGTTCCGCAGCCGCCGGCGTCTACGGCTCAGCCACAAACGGAGGAG GTTTATGTGGGCGATGATGGCACTCCCGGCTACCAGCATGTGGTCGGACTGGCTGAACGTCTGGTCCAGCTGCGCTTGCTCAACTGTGTTTCTCAGAGGCAGGCGGAGGAGAAGGTGCAGTTGTGGCAGAGGCTGCCTGAGCGGGACAAAGCGCCACTCGTTTTTCCACCCAGGTTCAGGGACCAGTTGACACATGGCCGGTTTAAAAAGCCAAAGTCCTCCCGTGCGCCGACAGATTTACGGGCTGTGGTGGAGAGCTTGAGGAG ATGTCTCAGCAGTCAGTGGAGCGGACCAGCGCAGAGTCCAGGAGTCAGCTGCCTGGTCGAAACGATCTCCATTCTCCTGTGCAAGATCTTTCCCCTGAACCGGACTATATCTGGTGTTCGAATCAGCCGCTGGAGTGACATCGTGTGTAACTACGGGTTCATCAGGGAGAACGTGCTAAGTCACCCGATGCTCTCCACAAAACTCCAGCTGTTTCAGATCAACCAGAAAACACTGACGCAGTg GTTTAACAAGCGGAAGGCGCGTCAGGAGAACGTGGTTCTCTGTGTTGGCCAGATGGACAACATCCCACCGCTGACAGCCTGCAGCACGGAGGATGGCTGCGCCTTTTCACCACACAGCAATTGTCCATGTCCCTACACCACACATGGCCACCAGTGCTTCCCTTGTTGCCACCGCAACAGCaaccccagcagcagcagcatcagcaccaGCACCATCAGCACCAGCTATAGTGCTGCCTCCGCCACTGCCACCACCAGTGTTTGgacctcagacacagaggctaCCAAAAACCACTGCGTGGAAGCAGAAACAGTTGGACCTAAAAAAAGAGGAGGCTGA
- the LOC114463612 gene encoding red-sensitive opsin: protein MAEDWGKPAFAARRYNEDSTRESAFVYTNSNHTRDPFEGPNYHIAPRWIYHLATLWMFFVVVASVFTNGLVLVATAKFKKLRHPLNWILVNLAIADLGETVFASTISVVNQFYGYFILGHPMCKFEGYTVSVCGITALWSLTIISWERWIVVCKPFGNVKFDAKWATGGILFSWIWAASWCSPPLFGWSRYWPHGLKTSCGPDVFSGSEDPGIQSYMVVLMLTCCIFPLAIIILCYLAVWLAIRAVALQQKESESTQKAERDVSRMVVVMIFAYCFCWGPYTFFACFAAANPGYAFHPLAAAMPAYFAKSATIYNPIIYVFMNRQFRVCIMQLFGKQVDDGSEVSTSKTEVSSVAPA from the exons ATGGCAGAGGACTGGGGGAAACCGGCTTTTGCTGCCAGACGGTACAACGAAGACTCAACACGAGAATCCGCCTTCGTCTACACAAACAGCAATCACACCCGAG atcCTTTTGAGGGTCCTAATTACCACATTGCTCCACGATGGATTTACCACCTGGCTACATTATGGATGTTCTTTGTGGTCGTCGCGTCAGTCTTCACCAACGGTCTCGTCTTGGTGGCCACAGCCAAATTTAAGAAACTCCGTCatcctctcaactggatcttgGTCAACCTTGCTATTGCCGATCTGGGAGAGACAGTTTTTGCCAGCACCATCAGCGTGGTCAACCAGTTCTATGGCTATTTTATTCTGGGACACCCGATGTGCAAGTTTGAGGGCTACACCGTCTCTGTTTGTG GCATCACTGCTCTCTGGTCCCTGACAATTATCTCATGGGAGAGGTGGATAGTCGTGTGCAAACCTTTTGGAAATGTGAAGTTTGATgccaagtgggccacaggtggGATCCTCTTCTCCTGGATCTGGGCCGCATCATGGTGTTCGCCCCCCCTCTTTGGATGGAGCAG GTACTGGCCTCACGGACTGAAGACTTCCTGTGGACCGGATGTGTTCAGTGGAAGTGAAGACCCTGGGATCCAGTCCTACATGGTGGTTCTGATGCTCACGTGCTGCATCTTTCCCCTGGCCATCATCATCCTCTGCTACCTGGCCGTGTGGCTGGCCATTCGTGCT GTTGCCCTGCAGCAGAAGGAGTCCGAGTCGACCCAGAAGGCTGAGAGGGATGTGTCCAGGATGGTGGTGGTCATGATCTTCGCCTACTGCTTCTGTTGGGGACCTTACACATTCTTTGCCTGCTTCGCCGCAGCAAACCCAGGATATGCCTTCCATCCTCTGGCTGCTGCCATGCCTGCTTACTTTGCCAAGAGCGCCACCATTTACAACCCAATTATCTACGTCTTCATGAACCGACAG TTCCGTGTGTGCATCATGCAGCTCTTTGGTAAGCAGGTGGACGATGGTTCTGAAGTGTCCACGTCAAAGACAGAAGTCTCCTCTGTGGCTCCTGCATAA
- the LOC114463167 gene encoding uncharacterized protein LOC114463167 isoform X2, whose translation MYLHSCPLNIASSSDDDDDDDDDDDDAAMVSAVEEVEKSDLPPLTTPTPTPPPTTPTPGPTAPQAPPPPAVLRRTAGVSSADVCLPDAWRETLPPGQHAWLSRALFTRDSAGKAALKSELQLWYHPPGPRHIYFQPPTSPEAFFQRPFFLWMPYRVWRCPIVCPVCKHKMTSCGIYKTVRRVLDRDGWYYMGTEYLECRSCGKKLASWCLSILGQLSQEYRSQFPAVLTYRLACDRHVLSQMSGRTLGNSATRLYTFLREEHTRAWMTRCVHYMHAYSQFNMPNVERPPPAMYPQMDPIPGPQWILAAHGNHCYGRIEEMQASITSVYGSILKMNSTKKITKKLAGHVAGTAGWVTNVGNEHGQVLISVLTVAEGNGLKAMAQGLMRRYKQAGVEPPVALYVDRDCCCSSQDGRSAAGRMFSEWSTLKVRLDIWHFMRRLAGVVTTDSHPLYANFMRPISAAIFVWDPEDVALLKRAKEAAVPGSWGTVSLKEMARHCRRATRGTELTERYLDDVLDALKDATDTMGVPLLDADRVEPIWAMQRRHVCCIQDPPHVPLYLQTGQVTMGGVSLLVYRCARGSTSLESFHLHLNRFIPGTSANNIHFQLYLLEGLTRWNADRSRATVQRGSRGPHLCYSPREMEHANQLSVELFGQRMLDAHSDPSRPYTGELIGVAYLFAQTGQVLEDIPEDTEGPQDEQQVDVIEEEGEDVDEGFQDLMFYLEGLLQNPNLQPPASTAQSQTEEV comes from the exons ATGTATCTTCATTCCTGTCCCTTAAACATAG CGTCGTcgtctgatgatgatgatgatgatgatgatgatgatgatgatgcggCGATGGTGTCTGCTGTGGAGGAAGTGGAAAAGTCCGACCTCCCTC CTTTGACTACTCCTACACCTACTCCGCCGCCCACCACGCCTACTCCCGGCCCCACAGCACCACAGGCTCCACCTCCACCTGCAGTGTTAAGACGCACTGCTGGAGTGTCTTCCGCAGAC GTTTGTCTCCCTGATGCCTGGAGGGAGACGCTGCCCCCAGGACAGCATGCCTGGCTCAGCAGGGCTCTCTTCACCAGGGACTCAGCCGGAAAGGCAGCCCTGAAATCAGAGCTGCAGCTCTGGTACCACCCACCGGGACCACGGCACATCTACTTCCAGCCTCCAACCTCTCCTGAAGCCTTCTTCCAGCGTCCCTTCTTCCTGTGGATGCCGTACCGGGTGTGGCGCTGCCCCATCGTATGCCCAGTCTGCAAGCACAAGATGACCTCGTGTGGCATATATAAGACAGTGCGGCGAGTGCTGGACCGCGACGGCTGGTACTACATGGGCACAGAGTACCTGGAGTGCCGGAGCTGTGGGAAGAAGTTGGCCTCCTGGTGCCTCAGCATCCTTGGCCAGCTGTCGCAGGAGTACCGATCACAGTTTCCCGCTGTGCTCACATACAG GCTGGCCTGTGATCGGCACGTGCTCTCGCAGATGAGCGGTCGCACGCTGGGCAACAGCGCCACGAGGCTGTACACCTTCCTCCGTGAGGAGCACACGAGGGCCTGGATGACTCGCTGCGTGCACTACATGCATGCATACAGTCAGTTCAACATGCCTAATGTTGAGAGGCCCCCACCTGCCATGTACCCCCAGATGGATCCCATCCCCGGCCCGCAGTGGATCCTGGCAGCCCATGGCAATCATTGCTATGGGCGAATCGAGGAGATGCAGGCCAGCATCACGTCTGTTTACGGCTCGATCCTGAAGATGAACTCCACTAAGAAG ATCACCAAGAAGCTGGCCGGACACGTCGCTGGGACCGCCGGGTGGGTGACAAACGTCGGCAATGAGCACGGACAGGTCCTCATCTCCGTGCTGACGGTGGCCGAAGGCAACGGCCTGAAGGCCATGGCCCAGGGCCTGATGCGCCGGTACAAGCAGGCGGGGGTGGAGCCTCCCGTGGCGCTGTACGTCGACAGGGACTGCTGCTGCTCCAGCCAGGACGGACGCTCCGCCGCCGGGAGAATGTTCTCAGAGTGGTCCACCCTCAAAGTGAGGTTGGACATCTGGCATTTCATGCGCCGGCTGGCTGGCGTGGTGACCACCGACAGTCACCCTCTGTACGCGAACTTTATGCGCCCCATCTCCGCAGCCATTTTTGTCTGGGACCCGGAGGACGTTGCTCTCCTGAAGCGAGCCAAGGAGGCCGCGGTGCCCGGCTCCTGGGGCACTGTGTCGCTGAAGGAGATGGCTCGACACTGTCGGCGTGCCACGCGAGGCACGGAGCTCACGGAGAGGTACCTGGACGACGTTCTGGACGCGCTCAAAGATGCCACGGACACCATGGGCGTCCCTCTCCTCGACGCAGACCGCGTGGAGCCCATTTGGGCCATGCAGCGCCGCCACGTGTGCTGCATCCAGGACCCTCCTCACGTGCCTCTCTACCTCCAAACCGGCCAGGTGACCATGGGTGGAGTCAGCCTCCTTGTGTACCGCTGCGCCAGAGGTTCCACCTCCTTGGAGTCGTTTCACCTCCACCTCAACCGGTTCATCCCTG GGACCAGTGCAAACAACATCCATTTTCAGCTCTACCTGCTGGAGGGGCTGACGAGGTGGAACGCAGACCGCAGCCGCGCGACCGTCCAGAGAGGTAGCCGAGGCCCACACCTCTGCTACAGCCCCCGGGAAATGGAGCACGCCAACCAGCTCTCGGTGGAGCTATTTGGGCAGCGTATGTTGGACGCACACTCGGATCCCTCGCGTCCGTACACAG GAGAGCTGATTGGAGTGGCCTATCTTTTCGCCCAGACTGGCCAGGTCCTGGAGGACATCCCAGAGGACACGGAGGGACCTCAGGATGAGCAGCAGGTGGATGTGATTGAGGAGGAAGGGGAGGACGTTGACGAGGGCTTTCAGGATCTGATGTTTTACCTGGAAGGCCTCCTGCAAAATCCAAATCTGCAGCCGCCGGCGTCTACGGCTCAGTCACAAACGGAGGAG GTTTAA
- the LOC114463167 gene encoding uncharacterized protein LOC114463167 isoform X3: protein MYLHSCPLNIGVFSQQLLKKSFYVVLTLHSVRAFIASSSDDDDDDDDDDDDAAMVSAVEEVEKSDLPPLTTPTPTPPPTTPTPGPTAPQAPPPPAVLRRTAGVSSADVCLPDAWRETLPPGQHAWLSRALFTRDSAGKAALKSELQLWYHPPGPRHIYFQPPTSPEAFFQRPFFLWMPYRVWRCPIVCPVCKHKMTSCGIYKTVRRVLDRDGWYYMGTEYLECRSCGKKLASWCLSILGQLSQEYRSQFPAVLTYRLACDRHVLSQMSGRTLGNSATRLYTFLREEHTRAWMTRCVHYMHAYSQFNMPNVERPPPAMYPQMDPIPGPQWILAAHGNHCYGRIEEMQASITSVYGSILKMNSTKKITKKLAGHVAGTAGWVTNVGNEHGQVLISVLTVAEGNGLKAMAQGLMRRYKQAGVEPPVALYVDRDCCCSSQDGRSAAGRMFSEWSTLKVRLDIWHFMRRLAGVVTTDSHPLYANFMRPISAAIFVWDPEDVALLKRAKEAAVPGSWGTVSLKEMARHCRRATRGTELTERYLDDVLDALKDATDTMGVPLLDADRVEPIWAMQRRHVCCIQDPPHVPLYLQTGQVTMGGVSLLVYRCARGSTSLESFHLHLNRFIPALPAGGADEVERRPQPRDRPER, encoded by the exons ATGTATCTTCATTCCTGTCCCTTAAACATAGGTGTCTTTTCCCAGCAACTTctcaaaaagtcattttacgtGGTCCTAACCCTGCATTCTGTGCGCGCTTTTATAGCGTCGTcgtctgatgatgatgatgatgatgatgatgatgatgatgatgcggCGATGGTGTCTGCTGTGGAGGAAGTGGAAAAGTCCGACCTCCCTC CTTTGACTACTCCTACACCTACTCCGCCGCCCACCACGCCTACTCCCGGCCCCACAGCACCACAGGCTCCACCTCCACCTGCAGTGTTAAGACGCACTGCTGGAGTGTCTTCCGCAGAC GTTTGTCTCCCTGATGCCTGGAGGGAGACGCTGCCCCCAGGACAGCATGCCTGGCTCAGCAGGGCTCTCTTCACCAGGGACTCAGCCGGAAAGGCAGCCCTGAAATCAGAGCTGCAGCTCTGGTACCACCCACCGGGACCACGGCACATCTACTTCCAGCCTCCAACCTCTCCTGAAGCCTTCTTCCAGCGTCCCTTCTTCCTGTGGATGCCGTACCGGGTGTGGCGCTGCCCCATCGTATGCCCAGTCTGCAAGCACAAGATGACCTCGTGTGGCATATATAAGACAGTGCGGCGAGTGCTGGACCGCGACGGCTGGTACTACATGGGCACAGAGTACCTGGAGTGCCGGAGCTGTGGGAAGAAGTTGGCCTCCTGGTGCCTCAGCATCCTTGGCCAGCTGTCGCAGGAGTACCGATCACAGTTTCCCGCTGTGCTCACATACAG GCTGGCCTGTGATCGGCACGTGCTCTCGCAGATGAGCGGTCGCACGCTGGGCAACAGCGCCACGAGGCTGTACACCTTCCTCCGTGAGGAGCACACGAGGGCCTGGATGACTCGCTGCGTGCACTACATGCATGCATACAGTCAGTTCAACATGCCTAATGTTGAGAGGCCCCCACCTGCCATGTACCCCCAGATGGATCCCATCCCCGGCCCGCAGTGGATCCTGGCAGCCCATGGCAATCATTGCTATGGGCGAATCGAGGAGATGCAGGCCAGCATCACGTCTGTTTACGGCTCGATCCTGAAGATGAACTCCACTAAGAAG ATCACCAAGAAGCTGGCCGGACACGTCGCTGGGACCGCCGGGTGGGTGACAAACGTCGGCAATGAGCACGGACAGGTCCTCATCTCCGTGCTGACGGTGGCCGAAGGCAACGGCCTGAAGGCCATGGCCCAGGGCCTGATGCGCCGGTACAAGCAGGCGGGGGTGGAGCCTCCCGTGGCGCTGTACGTCGACAGGGACTGCTGCTGCTCCAGCCAGGACGGACGCTCCGCCGCCGGGAGAATGTTCTCAGAGTGGTCCACCCTCAAAGTGAGGTTGGACATCTGGCATTTCATGCGCCGGCTGGCTGGCGTGGTGACCACCGACAGTCACCCTCTGTACGCGAACTTTATGCGCCCCATCTCCGCAGCCATTTTTGTCTGGGACCCGGAGGACGTTGCTCTCCTGAAGCGAGCCAAGGAGGCCGCGGTGCCCGGCTCCTGGGGCACTGTGTCGCTGAAGGAGATGGCTCGACACTGTCGGCGTGCCACGCGAGGCACGGAGCTCACGGAGAGGTACCTGGACGACGTTCTGGACGCGCTCAAAGATGCCACGGACACCATGGGCGTCCCTCTCCTCGACGCAGACCGCGTGGAGCCCATTTGGGCCATGCAGCGCCGCCACGTGTGCTGCATCCAGGACCCTCCTCACGTGCCTCTCTACCTCCAAACCGGCCAGGTGACCATGGGTGGAGTCAGCCTCCTTGTGTACCGCTGCGCCAGAGGTTCCACCTCCTTGGAGTCGTTTCACCTCCACCTCAACCGGTTCATCCCTG CTCTACCTGCTGGAGGGGCTGACGAGGTGGAACGCAGACCGCAGCCGCGCGACCGTCCAGAGAGGTAG
- the LOC114463169 gene encoding uncharacterized protein LOC114463169: MLIGGVKGPARVIQDAKLHVHHGQGDVEDSNLLLSQHDLQFGKYRGQTFYWLLSNDMGYAVMIAAAHLKERQAGRDNMSHTMLNKDSLCCYAKLFPDVMRAVEQRMLSDGSLIPASSSALDHKVVDFGKHTKLTYKYFFESSVAEVQSYRNWLRRAPAHSPGTMMDQLRKYVLWRDEQTMKASTSASSSASASSTSASASTSTSASTSASASASASASTSTSASSTSASVSASPSSVVPVNAPSSPSPPPVRRTKRIAVIASSDDDDDDAAMVSAVEEVEKSDLPPLTTPTPTPPPTTPTPGPTAPQAPPPPAVLRRTAGVSSADVCLPDAWRETLPPGQHAWLSRALFTRDSAGKAALKSELQLWYHPPGPRHIYFQPPTSPEAFFQRPFFLWMPYRVWRCPILCPVCKHKMTSCGIY, from the exons ATGCTGATTGGTGGAGTGAAAGGGCCCGCCAGAGTGATTCAGGATGCAAAGCTGCATGTCCACCATGGCCAAGGTGATGTGGAGGATTCCAACCTGCTCCTCAGCCAACATGACCTGCAGTTTGGCAAATATCGTGGCCAGACCTTCTACTGGCTCCTTAGCAACGACATGGGTTACGCTGTCATGATTGCGGCTGCTCATCTGAAGGAGCGTCAGGCTGGCCGTGATAACATGAGCCACACAATGCTGAACAAGGACAGCCTATGTTGCTACGCCAAGCTGTTCCCAGATGTCATGCGGGCTGTTGAGCAGAGGATGCTGTCCGATGGCTCCCTGATTCCAGCATCCTCCTCAGCACTGGATCACAAGGTGGTTGACTTTGGTAAACACACCAAACTCacttacaaatattttttcgAATCTTCTGTTGCTGAGGTGCAGAG CTACAGGAACTGGCTCCGGAGGGCCCCTGCTCACTCACCTGGTACAATGATGGACCAGCTGAGAAAGTACGTGCTGTGGAGGGATGAGCAGACGATGAAGGCCTCGACGTCTGCCTCCTCCTCCGCCTCTGCCTCCTCCACCTCCGCCTCtgcctccacctccacctctgCCTCCACCTCCGCCTCTGCCTCTGCCTCCGCCTCtgcctccacctccacctctgCCTCCTCCACCTCCGCATCTGTCTCTGCCAGCCCTTCATCTGTGGTGCCTGTGAATGCTCCATCATCACCCTCACCTCCTCCTGTGAGGAGAACAAAGAGGATCGCTGTCATAG CGTcgtctgatgatgatgatgatgatgcggCGATGGTGTCTGCTGTGGAGGAAGTGGAAAAGTCCGACCTCCCTC CTTTGACTACTCCTACACCTACTCCGCCGCCCACCACACCTACTCCCGGCCCCACAGCACCACAGGCTCCACCTCCACCTGCAGTGTTAAGACGCACTGCTGGAGTGTCTTCCGCGGAC GTTTGTCTCCCTGATGCCTGGAGGGAGACGCTGCCCCCAGGACAGCATGCCTGGCTCAGCAGGGCTCTCTTCACCAGGGACTCAGCCGGAAAGGCAGCCCTGAAATCAGAGCTGCAGCTCTGGTACCACCCACCGGGACCACGGCACATCTACTTCCAGCCTCCAACCTCTCCCGAAGCCTTCTTCCAGCGTCCCTTCTTCCTGTGGATGCCGTACCGGGTGTGGCGCTGCCCCATCTTGTGCCCAGTCTGCAAGCACAAGATGACCTCGTGTGGCATATATTAG
- the LOC114463167 gene encoding uncharacterized protein LOC114463167 isoform X1 — MYLHSCPLNIGVFSQQLLKKSFYVVLTLHSVRAFIASSSDDDDDDDDDDDDAAMVSAVEEVEKSDLPPLTTPTPTPPPTTPTPGPTAPQAPPPPAVLRRTAGVSSADVCLPDAWRETLPPGQHAWLSRALFTRDSAGKAALKSELQLWYHPPGPRHIYFQPPTSPEAFFQRPFFLWMPYRVWRCPIVCPVCKHKMTSCGIYKTVRRVLDRDGWYYMGTEYLECRSCGKKLASWCLSILGQLSQEYRSQFPAVLTYRLACDRHVLSQMSGRTLGNSATRLYTFLREEHTRAWMTRCVHYMHAYSQFNMPNVERPPPAMYPQMDPIPGPQWILAAHGNHCYGRIEEMQASITSVYGSILKMNSTKKITKKLAGHVAGTAGWVTNVGNEHGQVLISVLTVAEGNGLKAMAQGLMRRYKQAGVEPPVALYVDRDCCCSSQDGRSAAGRMFSEWSTLKVRLDIWHFMRRLAGVVTTDSHPLYANFMRPISAAIFVWDPEDVALLKRAKEAAVPGSWGTVSLKEMARHCRRATRGTELTERYLDDVLDALKDATDTMGVPLLDADRVEPIWAMQRRHVCCIQDPPHVPLYLQTGQVTMGGVSLLVYRCARGSTSLESFHLHLNRFIPGTSANNIHFQLYLLEGLTRWNADRSRATVQRGSRGPHLCYSPREMEHANQLSVELFGQRMLDAHSDPSRPYTGELIGVAYLFAQTGQVLEDIPEDTEGPQDEQQVDVIEEEGEDVDEGFQDLMFYLEGLLQNPNLQPPASTAQSQTEEV; from the exons ATGTATCTTCATTCCTGTCCCTTAAACATAGGTGTCTTTTCCCAGCAACTTctcaaaaagtcattttacgtGGTCCTAACCCTGCATTCTGTGCGCGCTTTTATAGCGTCGTcgtctgatgatgatgatgatgatgatgatgatgatgatgatgcggCGATGGTGTCTGCTGTGGAGGAAGTGGAAAAGTCCGACCTCCCTC CTTTGACTACTCCTACACCTACTCCGCCGCCCACCACGCCTACTCCCGGCCCCACAGCACCACAGGCTCCACCTCCACCTGCAGTGTTAAGACGCACTGCTGGAGTGTCTTCCGCAGAC GTTTGTCTCCCTGATGCCTGGAGGGAGACGCTGCCCCCAGGACAGCATGCCTGGCTCAGCAGGGCTCTCTTCACCAGGGACTCAGCCGGAAAGGCAGCCCTGAAATCAGAGCTGCAGCTCTGGTACCACCCACCGGGACCACGGCACATCTACTTCCAGCCTCCAACCTCTCCTGAAGCCTTCTTCCAGCGTCCCTTCTTCCTGTGGATGCCGTACCGGGTGTGGCGCTGCCCCATCGTATGCCCAGTCTGCAAGCACAAGATGACCTCGTGTGGCATATATAAGACAGTGCGGCGAGTGCTGGACCGCGACGGCTGGTACTACATGGGCACAGAGTACCTGGAGTGCCGGAGCTGTGGGAAGAAGTTGGCCTCCTGGTGCCTCAGCATCCTTGGCCAGCTGTCGCAGGAGTACCGATCACAGTTTCCCGCTGTGCTCACATACAG GCTGGCCTGTGATCGGCACGTGCTCTCGCAGATGAGCGGTCGCACGCTGGGCAACAGCGCCACGAGGCTGTACACCTTCCTCCGTGAGGAGCACACGAGGGCCTGGATGACTCGCTGCGTGCACTACATGCATGCATACAGTCAGTTCAACATGCCTAATGTTGAGAGGCCCCCACCTGCCATGTACCCCCAGATGGATCCCATCCCCGGCCCGCAGTGGATCCTGGCAGCCCATGGCAATCATTGCTATGGGCGAATCGAGGAGATGCAGGCCAGCATCACGTCTGTTTACGGCTCGATCCTGAAGATGAACTCCACTAAGAAG ATCACCAAGAAGCTGGCCGGACACGTCGCTGGGACCGCCGGGTGGGTGACAAACGTCGGCAATGAGCACGGACAGGTCCTCATCTCCGTGCTGACGGTGGCCGAAGGCAACGGCCTGAAGGCCATGGCCCAGGGCCTGATGCGCCGGTACAAGCAGGCGGGGGTGGAGCCTCCCGTGGCGCTGTACGTCGACAGGGACTGCTGCTGCTCCAGCCAGGACGGACGCTCCGCCGCCGGGAGAATGTTCTCAGAGTGGTCCACCCTCAAAGTGAGGTTGGACATCTGGCATTTCATGCGCCGGCTGGCTGGCGTGGTGACCACCGACAGTCACCCTCTGTACGCGAACTTTATGCGCCCCATCTCCGCAGCCATTTTTGTCTGGGACCCGGAGGACGTTGCTCTCCTGAAGCGAGCCAAGGAGGCCGCGGTGCCCGGCTCCTGGGGCACTGTGTCGCTGAAGGAGATGGCTCGACACTGTCGGCGTGCCACGCGAGGCACGGAGCTCACGGAGAGGTACCTGGACGACGTTCTGGACGCGCTCAAAGATGCCACGGACACCATGGGCGTCCCTCTCCTCGACGCAGACCGCGTGGAGCCCATTTGGGCCATGCAGCGCCGCCACGTGTGCTGCATCCAGGACCCTCCTCACGTGCCTCTCTACCTCCAAACCGGCCAGGTGACCATGGGTGGAGTCAGCCTCCTTGTGTACCGCTGCGCCAGAGGTTCCACCTCCTTGGAGTCGTTTCACCTCCACCTCAACCGGTTCATCCCTG GGACCAGTGCAAACAACATCCATTTTCAGCTCTACCTGCTGGAGGGGCTGACGAGGTGGAACGCAGACCGCAGCCGCGCGACCGTCCAGAGAGGTAGCCGAGGCCCACACCTCTGCTACAGCCCCCGGGAAATGGAGCACGCCAACCAGCTCTCGGTGGAGCTATTTGGGCAGCGTATGTTGGACGCACACTCGGATCCCTCGCGTCCGTACACAG GAGAGCTGATTGGAGTGGCCTATCTTTTCGCCCAGACTGGCCAGGTCCTGGAGGACATCCCAGAGGACACGGAGGGACCTCAGGATGAGCAGCAGGTGGATGTGATTGAGGAGGAAGGGGAGGACGTTGACGAGGGCTTTCAGGATCTGATGTTTTACCTGGAAGGCCTCCTGCAAAATCCAAATCTGCAGCCGCCGGCGTCTACGGCTCAGTCACAAACGGAGGAG GTTTAA